The Nitrosospira lacus genome window below encodes:
- a CDS encoding BON domain-containing protein, giving the protein MKTIKLLASLFVIGAFLTPVASFSADKDPDSSVGEFVKDSVITSKIKTKLATEKNVSAMHITVDTDKNGVVVLGGTAGSQTEKDKAHSIAHSVEGVTKVVNHIKIKKEH; this is encoded by the coding sequence ATGAAAACGATCAAACTTTTGGCAAGTCTATTTGTGATCGGAGCCTTTCTGACGCCTGTTGCGAGCTTTTCCGCAGATAAAGACCCCGATTCAAGTGTCGGTGAATTTGTTAAGGATTCGGTAATCACCAGCAAGATCAAAACCAAGCTGGCCACCGAAAAGAATGTCAGCGCGATGCACATCACCGTTGATACAGACAAGAATGGTGTAGTGGTTCTGGGCGGTACAGCCGGAAGTCAGACTGAAAAGGATAAAGCGCATTCAATCGCGCACTCTGTCGAAGGTGTTACGAAGGTCGTGAATCACATTAAGATTAAGAAAGAGCATTAG
- the tgt gene encoding tRNA guanosine(34) transglycosylase Tgt, with product MRFQLHRSDGLARRATLTLMHGVVETPAFMPVGTYGAVKTMSPAELREVNAHIVLGNTFHLWLRPGLDVIEAHGGLHGFMGWNGPILTDSGGFQVFSLGVLNKITEQGVKFRSPVNGDTCFLTPEESMRIQRILNSDIAMIFDECTPYPADEPRAGKSMELSLRWAERSKRAHDNDGGNPNALFGIVQGGMYENLRDKSLMELRDIGFDGYAIGGLSVGEPKDDMQRILRHVAPRLPAERPRYLMGVGTPADIVNAVAQGVDMFDCVLPTRNARNGWLFTRNGIIKLRNSRYRLDTAPPDAQCGCYTCRHFTRAYLHHLQRINEILGARLNTLHNLYYYQQLMGEIRVAIEMGKFEDYAQEFQARAASC from the coding sequence ATGAGATTTCAACTTCACCGCAGTGACGGCCTGGCTCGCCGTGCCACTCTGACGCTCATGCATGGCGTGGTGGAAACACCCGCGTTCATGCCGGTTGGAACCTACGGTGCGGTAAAAACAATGTCGCCCGCGGAGTTGCGGGAAGTTAACGCGCATATTGTGCTTGGCAACACCTTCCATTTGTGGCTGCGTCCCGGCCTCGACGTGATCGAGGCGCATGGCGGGCTCCATGGCTTCATGGGCTGGAATGGGCCCATACTGACCGATTCCGGGGGGTTTCAGGTATTCAGCCTGGGGGTTCTGAACAAGATTACCGAACAGGGGGTCAAGTTTCGCTCGCCGGTGAATGGCGATACGTGTTTTCTTACCCCGGAGGAATCGATGCGCATCCAGCGCATACTCAATTCCGACATTGCGATGATTTTCGACGAGTGCACGCCTTATCCGGCGGACGAGCCCAGAGCCGGTAAATCCATGGAATTGAGTTTGCGCTGGGCGGAACGCTCAAAACGTGCGCATGATAATGATGGGGGAAATCCCAATGCATTGTTCGGTATCGTCCAGGGGGGGATGTACGAGAATCTGCGTGATAAATCTCTTATGGAACTACGGGATATCGGTTTCGACGGTTATGCCATCGGGGGGCTATCGGTGGGCGAGCCCAAGGATGACATGCAGCGCATTCTCAGGCATGTCGCGCCCCGCCTGCCCGCCGAGCGGCCGCGCTACCTGATGGGTGTCGGAACGCCTGCGGATATCGTCAACGCGGTAGCGCAGGGAGTGGACATGTTCGACTGCGTACTCCCTACGCGCAATGCGCGCAATGGCTGGCTGTTTACGCGCAACGGGATAATCAAGCTGCGCAACAGCCGGTACCGCCTCGATACGGCGCCGCCGGATGCGCAGTGCGGCTGTTATACGTGCCGCCATTTTACGCGCGCTTATCTGCATCATTTGCAACGGATCAATGAGATCCTTGGCGCCCGTCTCAATACGCTGCACAATCTGTATTACTACCAGCAGTTAATGGGTGAAATCCGTGTCGCAATCGAGATGGGCAAGTTTGAAGATTATGCGCAAGAATTTCAAGCCCGCGCCGCATCATGCTAA
- the secD gene encoding protein translocase subunit SecD — MNRYPAWKYLIIAVSILLGLLYTLPNFYGESPAVQVSPLRTAAKADTALLQRVEESLKKANLLPTGMFLEAGGVKVRFADTDTQIKAKDTLQSVLGNSYMVALNLLPNSPQWLTSIGALPMYLGLDLRGGVHFMLQVDMHGALSKALDRFSADIRSSLREQKIQYIGLDKDSSMITVKFRDPESRAKAEAEIKKTYADLSLREQSVRDEFHLTATLKPEAQKLIQDTAVQQNITTLRNRVNELGVAEPIIQQAGADRVVVQLPGVQDTAKAKDILGRTATLEVRMVDEERDLAAALRGQVPFGTELYNERGGGPLLVKKQVVLTGDRINDAQAGFDSNNQPAVHLNLDNNGARIFRQLTRDNVGKRMAILLIEKNQAEVVTAPVIREEIGGGRVQISGRMSTEEARDVALLLRAGALAAPMDIIEERTVGPSLGADNIARGFNSTLYGFLAIAIFMMAYYLMFGVISVMALGVNLLLLIGLLSILQATLTLPGMAAIALTIGMAIDANVLINERVRDELRNGMSPQAAINAGYERAFGTILDSNITTLIAGIALFAFGSGPIKGFAVVLCLGILTSVFSAVMVSRGLVNLMYGSRRKLDKVSIGQVWKPVSEQAPTPGMSGAQRPARLKSK; from the coding sequence ATGAACCGCTACCCTGCCTGGAAATACCTGATTATCGCGGTTTCGATACTGCTCGGACTGCTCTATACCCTGCCGAATTTTTATGGTGAGTCGCCCGCAGTGCAGGTTTCGCCATTACGGACCGCTGCCAAAGCCGATACCGCACTGCTGCAGCGGGTTGAGGAGTCGTTAAAGAAGGCTAACCTTCTCCCTACCGGAATGTTCCTTGAGGCTGGCGGTGTCAAAGTGCGCTTTGCCGACACCGATACGCAGATCAAGGCCAAGGATACGCTCCAGTCGGTACTCGGTAACAGTTATATGGTGGCGCTGAATCTTCTCCCCAATTCTCCGCAGTGGTTGACCAGCATCGGCGCATTGCCCATGTATCTGGGACTTGACCTGCGGGGTGGCGTCCATTTCATGCTGCAGGTGGATATGCACGGGGCGCTCTCCAAAGCGCTTGACCGTTTCAGCGCCGATATACGCAGCAGCCTGCGCGAGCAGAAAATCCAGTATATCGGACTCGATAAGGATAGCTCGATGATCACTGTCAAATTTCGTGATCCCGAGTCTCGCGCCAAGGCTGAGGCCGAGATCAAGAAGACCTATGCCGATCTAAGCTTGCGTGAGCAGAGTGTGAGAGACGAGTTTCATCTTACCGCTACCCTCAAGCCGGAAGCGCAGAAGCTCATCCAGGATACCGCCGTGCAGCAGAATATCACCACGCTGCGCAACCGCGTCAATGAACTGGGTGTGGCCGAACCCATTATTCAACAGGCTGGAGCTGATCGGGTGGTCGTGCAATTGCCCGGTGTACAGGACACTGCCAAAGCCAAGGATATTCTGGGACGTACCGCCACGCTGGAAGTGCGCATGGTGGACGAGGAGCGTGACCTGGCCGCGGCACTGCGCGGGCAGGTTCCGTTCGGAACAGAGCTCTACAATGAGCGCGGCGGGGGTCCGTTGCTGGTGAAAAAGCAGGTAGTGTTGACGGGCGATCGCATCAATGACGCGCAGGCGGGTTTCGATAGCAACAATCAGCCAGCGGTGCATCTTAACCTCGACAACAATGGGGCGCGAATTTTCAGACAATTGACACGTGACAATGTCGGCAAGCGCATGGCTATTTTGCTGATCGAAAAGAATCAGGCGGAAGTCGTGACGGCTCCGGTGATCCGCGAGGAGATCGGCGGCGGGAGGGTGCAAATCAGCGGACGCATGAGTACCGAGGAAGCCAGGGATGTGGCGCTGCTGTTACGTGCCGGAGCGCTGGCCGCGCCGATGGATATCATCGAGGAACGCACGGTAGGCCCCAGTCTGGGTGCGGACAATATCGCACGCGGGTTTAATTCCACATTGTATGGCTTTCTGGCGATCGCCATTTTCATGATGGCCTATTATCTGATGTTTGGTGTCATTTCCGTGATGGCGCTGGGTGTGAACCTGCTGCTTCTGATCGGCCTGCTCTCGATCTTGCAGGCTACATTGACGCTTCCGGGCATGGCGGCGATCGCGCTTACCATAGGCATGGCAATCGATGCGAATGTGCTGATCAATGAACGTGTTCGCGATGAGCTTCGCAACGGCATGTCGCCGCAAGCCGCGATTAATGCGGGATATGAACGGGCATTTGGCACCATACTTGATTCCAACATTACTACCTTGATCGCAGGCATCGCTTTATTTGCGTTCGGGAGCGGTCCCATCAAGGGATTTGCCGTGGTGTTGTGTCTGGGTATTCTGACTTCGGTATTCAGTGCGGTGATGGTTTCGCGCGGTTTGGTTAATTTAATGTACGGCAGCCGCCGCAAACTGGACAAGGTTTCCATTGGACAGGTTTGGAAGCCGGTGAGTGAACAAGCGCCGACGCCGGGAATGAGCGGGGCCCAGCGGCCTGCCAGACTGAAAAGTAAGTGA
- the yajC gene encoding preprotein translocase subunit YajC — protein MLISEAFAQAASAPTGADFMSLLPLIGIFAVFYLLLIRPQAKRAKEQKLMIEALQKGDEVATTGGQLGRVSKVSGNYVILQIAENVQIVIQKTAIQTLLPKGTLNSIEKD, from the coding sequence ATGTTGATTAGTGAAGCTTTCGCCCAGGCCGCTTCTGCTCCAACAGGTGCTGATTTTATGAGCCTGCTTCCGCTGATCGGCATATTCGCCGTATTTTACCTTCTGCTGATTCGTCCTCAGGCGAAGCGCGCCAAGGAACAGAAACTGATGATAGAGGCGCTGCAAAAGGGCGACGAGGTGGCGACCACAGGGGGTCAGCTGGGACGCGTGAGCAAGGTCAGCGGTAATTACGTAATACTCCAGATTGCCGAAAATGTGCAGATCGTCATTCAAAAGACTGCCATACAGACCCTGCTGCCCAAGGGAACCTTGAACAGTATAGAGAAGGATTAA
- the queA gene encoding tRNA preQ1(34) S-adenosylmethionine ribosyltransferase-isomerase QueA, protein MKIQDFDFDLPSELVTQFPTEERASSRMLHLEGSSGVLRDAMFADLPRYLRAGDVMVFNDTRVIKARLFGVKSSGGRVEVMVERVLDAHCALTVIRASHSPKPGSKLLLADAIEVTVLAHEQDLYTLRFDHERTVIELLECYGSLPLPPYISRPATETDEARYQTVYAKQAGAVAAPTAGLHFDESMLSTLSEMGVVLAHVTLHVGLGTFQPVRVENIADHKMHKEIFDVPQETVDSIRRAKAGGGRVLAIGTTSLRALEAAAAAGKGELQSGHGDTDIFITPGYRLRVVERLLTNFHLPRSTLLMLVSAFGGAENIRRAYQHAINERYRFFSYGDAMLIERGS, encoded by the coding sequence ATGAAAATTCAGGATTTCGATTTCGATCTTCCCTCCGAGCTGGTTACGCAGTTCCCGACCGAGGAGCGGGCCAGCAGCCGCATGCTGCATCTCGAAGGATCAAGCGGCGTGCTGCGGGATGCGATGTTTGCTGATTTGCCCAGATATTTACGCGCCGGTGACGTGATGGTATTCAATGATACTCGCGTCATCAAGGCGCGCTTGTTTGGCGTGAAGAGCAGCGGCGGCAGGGTGGAGGTGATGGTAGAACGGGTACTGGACGCGCATTGCGCGCTGACGGTCATTCGCGCCAGTCATTCACCGAAACCCGGCTCCAAGCTTCTTCTCGCGGATGCAATCGAGGTGACGGTATTGGCGCATGAGCAGGATCTTTATACCTTGCGCTTCGATCATGAGCGGACAGTGATCGAGTTACTGGAATGCTATGGCAGTCTGCCGCTGCCGCCTTATATTTCACGCCCGGCGACAGAAACGGACGAAGCGCGCTACCAGACAGTTTACGCGAAACAGGCGGGTGCCGTTGCGGCGCCTACCGCAGGTCTGCATTTCGATGAAAGCATGCTGAGCACATTAAGCGAAATGGGTGTGGTGCTTGCGCACGTGACGCTGCATGTAGGGTTGGGCACATTCCAGCCCGTGCGGGTGGAGAACATTGCCGATCACAAAATGCACAAAGAAATTTTTGATGTGCCGCAGGAAACGGTGGACTCGATCAGGCGCGCGAAAGCCGGTGGCGGGCGGGTGCTGGCGATCGGGACGACATCACTGCGAGCGCTGGAAGCGGCGGCCGCGGCCGGTAAGGGCGAACTGCAATCGGGTCATGGCGATACGGATATTTTTATTACGCCGGGCTATCGCTTGCGTGTGGTGGAGCGTTTGCTGACCAATTTTCATTTGCCCCGTTCAACTCTCCTGATGCTTGTGTCTGCATTTGGGGGAGCGGAAAATATTCGCCGCGCTTATCAGCACGCAATAAATGAGCGCTATCGTTTTTTCAGCTATGGTGATGCCATGCTGATCGAAAGGGGATCATAA